The Nitrospira sp. genome window below encodes:
- a CDS encoding 2Fe-2S iron-sulfur cluster-binding protein, producing MGGTNPYIEKADYELPKTTYAVTFIQPNGSSTTVAVDPEKIPYAETGLPGSILDIAMGHGVDLEHVCGGVCACSTCHVIVKQGLETCNEGTDDEYDQLDEAPMTTLQSRLGCQCVPNGTKDIVVEIPAVNKNLVREGH from the coding sequence CAACCCGTATATCGAAAAGGCCGATTATGAGCTTCCAAAAACCACCTATGCCGTGACGTTTATCCAACCAAATGGGAGTTCGACCACAGTCGCAGTCGATCCAGAAAAGATTCCCTACGCTGAAACAGGGCTTCCGGGAAGCATTTTGGATATCGCGATGGGTCACGGAGTGGATTTGGAGCATGTCTGTGGTGGAGTTTGCGCCTGTTCGACTTGTCACGTCATTGTGAAGCAGGGGTTGGAAACCTGCAATGAAGGTACGGATGATGAGTATGATCAGCTGGACGAAGCTCCCATGACGACATTACAGTCTCGGCTCGGGTGTCAATGTGTACCGAACGGAACCAAGGATATCGTTGTCGAAATTCCAGCCGTGAATAAGAATCTTGTGCGGGAGGGACACTAA
- a CDS encoding FAD-dependent oxidoreductase — protein sequence MTKPEGEDGRTFAACHGTAITDLTPHVRQIVVKPKTSKISFQPGQWVSLKLPVGPKPPLNRAYSMADPSSPSGYLTLVFDRVAGGLGSNYLYGLRAGDEVPISGPYGKFILPQLLDRKLLLIARYTGLVPIRCLLKQIFSVKLQTPVLLIALAPHEDEILFHQEWLTMAMQHPSFHYVPLVAQNGESEAVEKTVAMLTPLVKGESRVVPMICGTKAFVHPLRAYFTEGGYNRKEMTIETYD from the coding sequence ATGACGAAGCCGGAAGGTGAGGATGGCCGAACTTTCGCAGCCTGCCACGGTACTGCGATCACGGATCTCACACCCCACGTCCGCCAGATCGTGGTTAAGCCCAAGACCAGCAAGATTTCCTTTCAACCGGGACAATGGGTGTCCCTCAAATTGCCGGTCGGACCAAAGCCACCGCTCAACCGCGCCTACTCCATGGCCGATCCTTCGTCGCCATCTGGCTATTTAACACTGGTATTTGATCGCGTAGCAGGTGGACTGGGTTCCAATTATCTCTATGGGTTGAGGGCAGGAGATGAAGTACCCATATCAGGCCCTTACGGAAAATTCATCCTACCTCAACTCCTCGATCGAAAACTGTTACTGATCGCTCGCTACACGGGTCTTGTTCCGATACGCTGTCTGCTGAAACAAATATTTTCCGTCAAACTCCAAACTCCGGTCTTATTGATTGCCCTGGCACCACACGAAGACGAGATCTTGTTCCATCAGGAATGGCTCACCATGGCCATGCAGCATCCCTCTTTCCACTATGTTCCGCTGGTCGCCCAGAACGGAGAGTCGGAGGCAGTGGAAAAAACAGTGGCCATGCTCACGCCGCTGGTGAAAGGAGAGTCAAGAGTCGTTCCCATGATTTGTGGCACCAAAGCCTTCGTCCATCCCCTCCGTGCATATTTCACGGAGGGAGGTTACAACCGAAAGGAGATGACGATAGAGACGTACGACTGA